In Methanosarcina siciliae T4/M, one genomic interval encodes:
- a CDS encoding PAS domain-containing protein: MKKFDINLESLINSSPVVIFLCRATENWPVELITENIRNFGYEIEDFTLRGVRYLDIVHPEDREKVKEEITRCSEKGCAELTQEYRILTVSGEVRWVEVNLIRRDEDGNVSHYQGTLCDATQRKKAEESVRKALKKKNELKNIIKSSPVFVFLCKPEEGWPVEFVSENITKLEYTPEDFTSGKIKFEDLIHPEDRKRIRSEVARFSREGYEECT, translated from the coding sequence ATGAAAAAGTTCGATATAAATCTTGAATCACTCATAAACAGCAGTCCTGTAGTTATTTTTTTATGCAGGGCAACTGAAAACTGGCCTGTCGAACTCATCACTGAAAACATCAGGAATTTCGGCTATGAAATTGAAGACTTCACATTAAGAGGTGTACGGTACCTTGATATCGTTCACCCTGAAGACCGGGAAAAGGTAAAAGAGGAAATTACCAGATGTTCGGAAAAGGGATGTGCAGAGCTGACCCAGGAGTACAGGATACTGACAGTTTCAGGGGAGGTACGCTGGGTTGAGGTAAACCTGATCCGGAGAGATGAAGACGGAAACGTGAGCCACTACCAGGGCACCCTCTGCGATGCAACCCAGAGAAAAAAAGCCGAAGAATCTGTACGAAAGGCGCTGAAAAAGAAGAACGAACTCAAAAACATCATAAAAAGCAGCCCCGTATTTGTGTTTCTGTGCAAGCCGGAAGAAGGCTGGCCCGTTGAATTTGTCTCGGAAAATATCACAAAACTGGAATACACCCCTGAAGATTTCACTTCCGGAAAAATAAAGTTTGAAGACCTGATACACCCTGAAGACCGTAAAAGAATCCGCTCCGAAGTAGCAAGGTTTTCCAGAGAAGGGTATGAAGAATGCACCTAG